A portion of the Acidobacteriota bacterium genome contains these proteins:
- a CDS encoding prepilin-type N-terminal cleavage/methylation domain-containing protein, translated as MGAVALARARRPGDDGFTLIEAIVAMLIMTVGLLGLAQAFIVGLQHMATSSSNLIAREKAREAVESVHTARDTRTITWAEIRNVSDGGVFLDGALSLNAAGVDGLINTADDSAAGIETQRAPGPNGILGDGDDVLTPLVGFQRRVQILELEPVNPALREVVITITYSVGLQQRTYTLRTFISSFS; from the coding sequence ATGGGCGCAGTAGCTCTCGCACGCGCGCGCCGACCCGGCGACGACGGCTTCACGCTGATCGAAGCGATCGTCGCGATGCTCATCATGACCGTGGGGCTTCTTGGCCTCGCCCAGGCATTCATCGTCGGCCTTCAGCACATGGCCACGTCGTCGTCGAATCTCATCGCCCGTGAGAAGGCGCGCGAGGCCGTCGAGAGCGTGCACACGGCGCGGGATACCCGCACCATCACGTGGGCAGAAATCCGGAATGTGTCCGACGGCGGCGTGTTTCTGGATGGCGCCCTGAGCCTGAACGCGGCCGGCGTGGACGGACTGATCAATACCGCCGACGACTCCGCAGCCGGCATCGAGACTCAGCGGGCTCCAGGGCCCAATGGAATCCTTGGTGATGGCGACGACGTACTGACGCCGCTTGTTGGATTTCAGCGTCGCGTGCAGATTCTCGAACTCGAGCCGGTCAACCCCGCCCTGCGCGAGGTGGTCATCACCATTACCTACTCGGTCGGGCTGCAACAGCGCACCTACACATTGCGCACGTTCATCTCTTCTTTCTCCTGA
- a CDS encoding SET domain-containing protein-lysine N-methyltransferase produces MNVCVLQPSYAKSELLKEYATHDPPRDLSPLIPEWSFTNLFLDKATVYAQLSHAKKEGYDIFVNLCEGHLDWDVPSIDVIHSLDSLGLPYTGPPADRYETGKEMLKVVARYATVRTPPHVAARSASDVAHAAASLRFPLFVKPGEGGDSFGIDAASLCADTRALDAKAAALLERYDTVLIEEYLDGREFSVLVAANPANPKVPLAFRPIEYRFPPGEQFKTYDLKNAQYHPEANISVGDAALEAALVDAGRRVFLTFGGTGYSRMDFRLDRDGVPSVLDANFSCSVFYPEGFYGTADYILQHDGFGVANFLRHIIREGLARHAARQRPFTVRTKNGGLGIEAVRDIRRGEIVFVGEERSQRIVTRRWVEDTWDARDRRTFAQYAYPLSEDVYILWSENPHDWAPQNHSCAPNTGYDGLNVLALCDISAGEELTLDYAQFCNEETEAFACHCGAPACRGVITGTSSMSVQMREEARRSRQTTDSDAGAA; encoded by the coding sequence ATGAACGTCTGCGTGCTCCAGCCGTCGTATGCCAAATCAGAACTGCTGAAGGAGTACGCCACACACGATCCCCCGCGCGACCTCTCGCCCCTGATTCCGGAATGGTCGTTCACCAACCTGTTTCTCGACAAAGCCACCGTGTACGCGCAGTTGAGCCACGCGAAGAAAGAGGGCTACGACATCTTCGTGAACCTCTGCGAAGGGCACCTCGACTGGGACGTGCCGTCGATTGATGTCATCCACTCGCTCGATAGCCTCGGCCTGCCGTACACGGGCCCGCCCGCCGACCGCTACGAAACCGGCAAGGAGATGTTGAAGGTCGTCGCGCGCTACGCGACGGTCCGCACGCCACCGCATGTGGCTGCGCGTTCGGCATCCGACGTGGCACATGCGGCAGCCTCGCTGCGGTTTCCCCTGTTCGTCAAACCGGGCGAGGGCGGGGACTCGTTCGGCATCGACGCCGCCAGCCTCTGCGCGGACACACGCGCCCTCGACGCCAAGGCCGCCGCGCTGCTGGAACGGTACGACACCGTCCTCATCGAGGAGTACCTCGACGGACGAGAGTTTTCGGTGCTGGTCGCGGCAAATCCAGCCAACCCGAAGGTACCGCTGGCGTTTCGACCGATCGAATACCGCTTTCCGCCCGGCGAACAATTCAAGACGTACGACTTGAAGAACGCCCAGTACCATCCCGAGGCCAATATCTCGGTGGGCGATGCCGCACTCGAAGCCGCGCTGGTGGACGCCGGGCGCCGCGTGTTTCTGACCTTCGGCGGCACGGGCTACAGCCGGATGGACTTCCGCCTCGACCGCGACGGCGTGCCCAGTGTGCTCGACGCCAACTTCAGCTGCTCGGTGTTTTACCCGGAAGGATTCTACGGCACAGCCGACTACATCCTGCAGCACGACGGCTTCGGGGTGGCGAACTTCCTGCGGCACATCATCCGTGAAGGCCTGGCGCGCCACGCCGCTCGGCAACGGCCCTTCACCGTGCGCACAAAGAACGGCGGCCTGGGGATCGAGGCCGTGCGCGACATCCGCCGTGGCGAGATCGTCTTCGTCGGCGAGGAACGCTCGCAGCGCATCGTGACGCGCCGGTGGGTGGAAGACACCTGGGACGCCCGCGACCGGCGGACCTTTGCGCAGTACGCGTATCCCCTCTCAGAGGATGTCTATATTCTCTGGTCGGAGAATCCGCACGACTGGGCGCCGCAGAACCACTCATGCGCGCCCAACACCGGCTACGACGGCCTCAACGTGCTGGCCCTCTGCGACATCAGCGCGGGCGAGGAACTCACACTCGACTACGCCCAGTTCTGCAACGAGGAAACAGAAGCGTTCGCCTGCCACTGCGGCGCCCCGGCGTGCCGGGGCGTGATCACCGGCACGTCGTCCATGAGCGTGCAGATGCGCGAAGAGGCGCGGCGCTCCCGCCAGACTACTGATTCGGACGCAGGAGCTGCCTGA
- a CDS encoding Na/Pi cotransporter family protein: MLTSILANFIAGLGLFFSGLRMIDNNLRQATGRRLRTLVGRVTRNPWYAGFVGLATGALVQSTSGIVFILVSLVASGLTTVRRALPIVTWANVGCCALIFASVLDLRLAILYLIGLAGAAFAFDRSHRSHALGAVFGVGILFYGIELMKAGADPLKDLPWFSDLLNDTHNSLLLAFAGGASFSFVTQSSTAVSILAIGLAQTGLLGPFPTMMALYGANVGSTFSRMLLSSALKGSVRQLAAYQDLFKITGAVLFVSLLYLEIFGGIPLVRAFVGLSAERIDRQMALVFLLFNPVTAILFSIMQPWICGVLEWWLPADEQEDLSKPQFLYDEALNEPASALDLIAKEQLRLTRRLRVYAEAMRSGPLSPQRTRALALQAPFAAVVARIEQFQHDLVDRQLGPEESERLTRLQNRLSLTVYLDDSLRALTATTESVPLEGRLGELVSTFVEGLDFVLMSAVEALESGDPAQVAMLIEITEDRGDLMERIRQNYLADAPSVGPADRAVLLQVTSIFERVIWMTQRLARLIDR; the protein is encoded by the coding sequence ATGTTGACTTCGATCCTCGCTAATTTTATTGCCGGACTCGGGCTGTTCTTCAGCGGCCTGAGAATGATCGACAACAATCTGCGACAGGCCACCGGACGTCGTCTTCGTACGCTTGTGGGCAGGGTGACTCGCAATCCCTGGTACGCCGGGTTCGTGGGCCTGGCCACCGGCGCACTCGTTCAGAGCACCTCCGGGATTGTGTTCATCCTTGTGAGCCTGGTCGCCAGCGGGCTCACCACCGTACGGCGCGCATTGCCGATCGTCACGTGGGCCAACGTCGGATGCTGCGCGTTGATCTTTGCATCCGTGCTCGATCTGCGGTTGGCCATCCTGTACCTGATCGGTCTGGCGGGCGCGGCATTCGCCTTTGACCGGTCGCACCGCAGCCACGCCCTCGGCGCCGTGTTTGGCGTCGGCATTCTGTTCTACGGGATCGAACTCATGAAGGCGGGCGCCGATCCGCTCAAAGACCTCCCGTGGTTCTCGGACCTTCTCAACGACACACACAACTCCCTTCTGCTTGCCTTCGCCGGAGGCGCCAGCTTTTCCTTCGTCACGCAATCGTCGACGGCCGTGTCGATTCTGGCGATTGGGCTGGCGCAGACAGGACTGCTCGGGCCGTTTCCGACCATGATGGCGCTCTACGGCGCCAACGTCGGGTCGACGTTCTCGCGCATGCTGCTCTCAAGCGCGCTCAAAGGATCTGTCCGGCAACTGGCGGCGTATCAGGACCTGTTCAAGATCACGGGTGCCGTGCTGTTTGTGTCGCTCCTGTATCTGGAGATCTTCGGCGGCATCCCGCTGGTGCGGGCCTTCGTTGGCCTCTCGGCGGAACGGATCGACCGGCAGATGGCGCTCGTGTTTCTGCTGTTCAACCCGGTGACGGCCATCCTCTTCTCGATCATGCAGCCGTGGATCTGTGGTGTGCTCGAGTGGTGGCTGCCGGCCGACGAGCAGGAAGACCTGTCGAAGCCCCAATTTCTATACGACGAGGCGCTCAACGAACCGGCAAGCGCCCTGGACCTCATCGCAAAGGAACAACTCCGGCTGACCAGACGACTGCGCGTGTACGCCGAGGCGATGCGGAGTGGTCCCCTGTCGCCGCAACGGACACGAGCACTGGCCCTGCAGGCGCCCTTCGCGGCCGTCGTGGCGCGCATCGAACAGTTCCAGCACGACCTGGTAGACCGGCAACTCGGACCGGAAGAATCCGAACGTCTGACCAGGCTTCAGAACCGGCTCAGCCTGACGGTGTACCTCGACGACAGCCTGCGGGCGCTCACGGCGACCACCGAATCGGTGCCACTCGAAGGGCGGCTGGGCGAGCTCGTCTCCACGTTTGTGGAAGGGCTGGACTTTGTTTTGATGTCAGCCGTCGAGGCGCTCGAGTCCGGAGACCCCGCACAGGTCGCCATGCTGATTGAAATCACCGAAGACCGGGGCGATCTGATGGAGCGCATCCGGCAGAACTACCTGGCCGACGCTCCGAGCGTGGGACCGGCGGATCGGGCCGTGCTGCTCCAGGTCACCAGCATCTTCGAACGCGTCATCTGGATGACCCAGCGCCTCGCCCGGCTCATCGACCGATAG
- a CDS encoding putative Na+/H+ antiporter yields the protein MARPATHDAHRHRDCGPHVPARPGELSGHAGSDARGRSRDACAAEPFNAIATGLFVLAIIHTFAAARFAALAHGVQHRHDEVERAHGRPATPSLWAEVLHFLGEIEVVFGLWALVLLFAITAFVGWDTATHYFSDTVNYTEPMFVVVIMALAATRPVIGFAEQALKRVAAAGGATPAAWWVAILTIGPVLGSFITEPAAMTICALLLARQFYDLQPSTRLKYATLGVLFVNISIGGTLTPFAAPPVLMVARTWEWDIPFMLANFGWRAVIAILLSTGAYFFLFRKELQALGAQAPVVDVDQPDDDTVGSPLLSVPRWVVVVHLAFMAWTVFNSHYPALFVGGFLFFLGFARATAPYQSRIELKTPLLVGFFLAGLVIHGGLQGWWIAPVLGSLAEEPLFLGATALTAVNDNALITYLATLVPNLGDSLKLAVVQGAVVGGGLTVIANAPNPAGQALLGRFFGGAISPVGLLAGALVPTLIAAAVFRLL from the coding sequence CATGATGCACACCGACACCGCGACTGCGGTCCCCACGTTCCCGCGCGCCCTGGAGAGCTATCCGGCCATGCCGGATCAGACGCTCGCGGCCGATCTCGTGATGCGTGTGCAGCTGAGCCGTTTAACGCCATCGCCACGGGCCTGTTTGTGCTGGCGATTATTCACACGTTCGCGGCCGCGCGCTTTGCGGCACTTGCGCACGGGGTACAACACCGGCACGACGAGGTGGAGCGTGCACACGGCCGGCCGGCCACGCCGAGTCTGTGGGCCGAGGTCCTGCATTTTCTTGGGGAAATCGAAGTGGTCTTCGGCCTGTGGGCATTGGTGCTCCTGTTCGCCATCACCGCGTTTGTCGGCTGGGACACGGCCACACACTATTTCAGCGATACGGTGAACTACACCGAGCCGATGTTTGTGGTGGTCATCATGGCGCTGGCAGCCACTCGCCCGGTCATCGGATTCGCGGAACAGGCACTCAAGCGTGTGGCGGCCGCGGGAGGCGCCACTCCGGCCGCGTGGTGGGTGGCGATTCTGACAATCGGTCCTGTCCTGGGCTCCTTCATCACTGAACCTGCGGCGATGACCATCTGCGCGTTGTTGCTGGCGCGACAGTTCTACGACCTCCAACCCTCAACCCGCCTCAAGTACGCCACGCTGGGCGTACTGTTTGTGAACATCTCGATCGGTGGCACGCTGACGCCGTTCGCGGCCCCGCCGGTGCTGATGGTGGCGCGGACGTGGGAGTGGGATATCCCGTTCATGCTGGCGAATTTCGGCTGGCGGGCCGTCATCGCGATCCTGCTCTCGACCGGGGCCTACTTTTTCCTTTTCCGGAAGGAGCTGCAGGCACTGGGTGCTCAGGCGCCGGTTGTCGACGTCGATCAGCCGGATGACGACACGGTTGGGTCACCGCTGCTCTCCGTGCCTCGATGGGTGGTTGTCGTGCACCTTGCGTTCATGGCCTGGACCGTCTTCAACTCTCACTACCCGGCGCTGTTTGTGGGCGGCTTTCTGTTCTTCCTTGGATTTGCCCGCGCCACCGCGCCGTACCAGAGCCGCATCGAGTTGAAGACGCCGCTGCTCGTGGGGTTCTTCCTCGCGGGACTGGTGATCCACGGCGGGTTGCAAGGCTGGTGGATCGCTCCCGTGCTCGGCAGCCTTGCCGAGGAGCCCCTGTTCCTCGGCGCGACGGCGCTGACGGCTGTCAACGACAACGCGCTCATTACCTACCTGGCCACACTCGTGCCGAATCTGGGCGATTCCCTGAAGCTCGCGGTGGTGCAAGGTGCCGTGGTTGGCGGGGGATTGACCGTGATCGCCAATGCCCCGAACCCGGCGGGACAGGCGCTGCTCGGTCGGTTCTTTGGTGGCGCCATTTCGCCGGTCGGCTTGCTGGCCGGCGCGCTGGTGCCGACCCTCATCGCCGCGGCGGTGTTTCGATTGCTCTGA
- a CDS encoding prepilin-type N-terminal cleavage/methylation domain-containing protein, with the protein MRTEPPCRSDAGFSLTELLVASVIVIIVLVATMTALQNAYRATEIAEGTTGLTNNLRIGVDMIVRDLIQVGQGMPTGRTVQVPNGTGALKIQRPRAQGSTCTEWPTGTEVIPAVTVGPGCGPTINGVATDMLTTLAVDSQLEAVPVESFNAGAHTATISTPAQVTGGLDISTGGPDDVEVGDLMMFTKGSASALVYITAVNGNQTITFNGGDPFQLNQFVSSLNGTIDDLIALAPTTARSATVSRIRMISYYLDNTLDPTTPRLIRHMNWGNPALALNKRGRTVAFAMENLQITYDMVDGATNPSNVKMVAADLTTGGACAPQTCSPNQIRKVNIYLAGRSTDKFSTTKNYFRNALNTQVSLRSMALVDRYK; encoded by the coding sequence ATGCGCACCGAGCCCCCCTGTCGCAGCGACGCTGGTTTCAGCCTGACCGAACTTCTGGTCGCCAGTGTCATCGTGATCATCGTGCTGGTTGCCACGATGACGGCGCTCCAGAACGCGTACCGGGCTACGGAAATCGCCGAGGGCACCACGGGCCTGACCAACAACCTGCGCATTGGCGTGGACATGATCGTCCGAGATCTGATCCAGGTGGGGCAGGGTATGCCGACCGGCCGGACAGTGCAGGTGCCGAATGGCACTGGTGCGCTGAAGATTCAGCGGCCGCGGGCGCAGGGCAGCACGTGCACCGAATGGCCGACCGGCACCGAGGTCATTCCGGCGGTCACGGTGGGACCTGGATGTGGTCCCACCATCAATGGCGTGGCCACCGACATGTTGACGACGCTGGCCGTGGATTCCCAACTCGAAGCCGTGCCCGTGGAGAGCTTCAACGCGGGCGCCCACACGGCGACCATCTCAACTCCGGCGCAAGTCACCGGTGGCCTTGACATCAGCACTGGCGGCCCCGACGACGTGGAGGTGGGCGACCTGATGATGTTCACCAAAGGCAGTGCCAGCGCGCTGGTGTACATCACGGCGGTGAACGGCAATCAGACGATCACGTTCAACGGCGGCGACCCCTTCCAATTGAACCAGTTCGTCAGCAGCCTGAATGGCACGATCGACGATCTGATCGCTCTGGCACCCACCACGGCGCGATCGGCCACCGTGTCGAGGATTCGGATGATCTCCTACTACCTCGACAACACCCTTGATCCGACCACGCCAAGGCTCATCCGTCACATGAACTGGGGCAATCCGGCATTGGCCCTCAACAAACGCGGCCGTACCGTGGCGTTCGCCATGGAGAACCTGCAAATCACGTATGACATGGTCGATGGCGCAACCAATCCATCAAACGTGAAGATGGTGGCCGCCGACCTCACCACAGGGGGCGCGTGTGCGCCACAGACGTGCTCGCCAAACCAGATCCGCAAGGTCAATATCTATCTGGCCGGGCGTTCCACGGACAAGTTCTCAACCACGAAAAACTACTTTCGCAACGCACTGAATACACAGGTCAGCCTGCGCAGCATGGCGCTGGTGGATCGGTACAAATAA
- a CDS encoding S8 family serine peptidase, producing the protein MMPAPATLRMADGTVAKRDPSRVLACLAEPGRAGVPVLTPASRTKLLAIGLAIEEGANHGPRLIWLRAVRTPATLDDAKAIATALGRKLAWISPVYRLAKVTGQGAYFSAFPNVLLLRAGAHNADVVDALTARFGLRRNLDRCRFPGGWRYLEIPPHKPITAFDLLAECRKMQNGPDAELEYVPLQSPWLFTPDDPYFAEQQWLPRIGAPQAWDLARGDRRVIVAVIDSGCDLAHPDLVNAYVSAGRNASDPSADGAPIVLSPSGAMVWHGTAVAGVIAAGLNNGLGVSGVAGGCGIFPVASPSGSTVEFADAIMYAVESGARVVNMSKYIGEVWFSLARPAIDAAVARGVLFFGAAGNYSDPQLVFPARYPAVVACGGSGIDDRRWQRPDRGLGSGYGDELYDGRPTGLSVMAPAEDVATTDISGPQGFTPGTGEFSNYLRSTLGIPAGFGETSASTPMVAGAAALVMSAYSDLTGPDVRRLIERTAEKVGGYSYADVPGYPNGTRHLEMGYGRLNVFRALDLGDVMIADWSGDTGVEPSAPPDGNFYSRSDISIRPVGDDVFDPGTDASSELVRRSAHSISVRVKNAGPAAARGVRVDVRATPFVGLEFLYPDDWMGEDALHVRPVAVDAAPFSLARNESRVVRFDLSAAQSNQVAGWGEMAWHPCLLAVATAENDYAFAGVPGGRAMVTRRNNLAQRNLSVVDIAERRSISFPFVIGHPASLDRRLEVVIEAGPLARDGRLFLVPADDGKAFPAARRAQAFEAGALKTGLVAGGTVRKLDGLPAVQIESNRAVVEIVCPRPGRYVMQLVAQLPPRVQKPRRFAINVAQRVAGRGVTGGATVVFRE; encoded by the coding sequence ATGATGCCTGCTCCCGCGACACTGCGCATGGCCGATGGCACCGTTGCGAAACGGGACCCGTCTCGTGTGCTGGCGTGCCTCGCCGAGCCTGGACGCGCCGGGGTTCCCGTGCTCACACCGGCCTCGCGCACGAAGCTTCTGGCGATCGGCCTCGCGATCGAAGAGGGCGCCAATCACGGGCCCCGCCTCATCTGGCTCCGTGCGGTTCGCACGCCAGCCACGCTGGACGACGCGAAGGCGATTGCCACGGCGCTCGGCAGGAAACTCGCGTGGATCTCTCCGGTGTATCGATTGGCGAAGGTCACAGGGCAGGGGGCGTACTTCAGCGCCTTCCCGAATGTGTTGCTCCTTCGGGCGGGCGCGCACAACGCCGACGTTGTGGACGCCTTGACCGCGCGATTCGGACTGCGCCGCAATCTCGACAGGTGCCGGTTTCCTGGAGGGTGGCGCTACCTGGAGATTCCCCCTCACAAGCCGATCACCGCATTCGACCTTCTCGCGGAATGCCGGAAGATGCAGAATGGCCCCGACGCGGAACTGGAATATGTGCCGCTCCAGTCGCCGTGGCTGTTCACGCCTGACGACCCGTACTTCGCCGAGCAGCAGTGGTTGCCACGCATCGGCGCGCCGCAGGCCTGGGATCTCGCGCGCGGCGACCGTCGCGTGATCGTGGCCGTCATCGATTCAGGATGCGATCTGGCCCATCCAGATCTTGTGAATGCGTACGTCAGCGCTGGTCGCAACGCCTCTGACCCATCCGCTGATGGGGCGCCGATCGTGCTGTCGCCCTCGGGCGCCATGGTGTGGCACGGTACCGCGGTAGCCGGGGTCATCGCTGCCGGCCTCAACAACGGGCTTGGCGTCAGTGGCGTAGCCGGCGGCTGCGGCATCTTCCCTGTGGCTTCGCCGTCGGGGTCCACCGTTGAGTTTGCCGACGCCATCATGTACGCCGTTGAATCCGGGGCCAGAGTCGTCAACATGAGCAAGTACATTGGCGAAGTGTGGTTCAGCCTGGCTCGACCGGCGATCGACGCCGCGGTCGCGCGCGGTGTCCTGTTCTTCGGCGCCGCGGGAAACTACAGTGACCCCCAGCTCGTGTTTCCGGCGAGGTATCCGGCGGTCGTCGCCTGTGGTGGATCGGGCATCGACGACCGGCGGTGGCAGCGGCCTGACCGGGGCCTCGGCTCGGGTTACGGCGATGAGCTGTACGATGGCCGACCCACCGGACTGTCGGTGATGGCGCCCGCCGAAGACGTGGCGACCACGGACATCTCGGGCCCGCAGGGTTTTACGCCGGGCACCGGCGAGTTCAGCAACTACCTCAGGAGCACCCTGGGCATTCCGGCCGGCTTCGGTGAGACGTCCGCATCTACCCCGATGGTGGCCGGCGCGGCCGCGCTTGTGATGTCGGCGTACAGCGATCTGACAGGGCCCGATGTGCGCCGCCTCATCGAACGCACAGCCGAGAAGGTGGGCGGCTACAGCTACGCGGACGTGCCCGGGTACCCGAACGGCACTCGCCACCTGGAGATGGGCTATGGCCGGCTCAACGTCTTTCGCGCACTGGATCTGGGTGATGTGATGATCGCCGACTGGTCTGGAGACACCGGCGTGGAGCCGTCCGCTCCTCCCGATGGCAACTTCTACAGCCGCTCCGATATCTCGATCCGGCCAGTGGGAGATGACGTCTTCGATCCCGGCACTGATGCGTCAAGCGAACTCGTGCGCCGTTCGGCGCACAGCATCTCCGTGCGGGTGAAAAACGCAGGGCCGGCCGCCGCGCGAGGCGTGCGGGTGGATGTGCGCGCCACACCTTTTGTTGGCCTGGAGTTCCTCTATCCCGACGATTGGATGGGGGAGGACGCGTTGCACGTGCGTCCGGTGGCCGTCGATGCGGCGCCATTTTCTCTCGCCCGCAACGAATCGCGCGTCGTGCGTTTCGATCTGTCAGCGGCGCAGTCGAATCAAGTTGCCGGCTGGGGCGAGATGGCCTGGCATCCCTGCCTGCTGGCTGTGGCCACGGCAGAGAACGACTACGCCTTCGCCGGCGTCCCCGGTGGGCGCGCGATGGTGACGCGCCGCAATAATCTCGCCCAGCGCAACTTGTCCGTCGTGGACATCGCCGAGCGGCGCAGTATCAGTTTTCCGTTTGTGATCGGTCATCCGGCAAGCCTCGATCGTCGCCTCGAAGTGGTGATCGAGGCCGGGCCGCTTGCGCGGGACGGCCGCCTCTTTCTGGTGCCAGCCGACGACGGCAAGGCGTTTCCGGCTGCCCGGCGGGCGCAGGCGTTTGAAGCCGGGGCGCTGAAGACTGGGCTCGTGGCCGGCGGAACGGTTCGCAAGCTGGATGGCCTGCCGGCTGTGCAGATCGAATCGAACCGGGCCGTCGTCGAGATCGTCTGTCCCCGTCCGGGCCGTTACGTCATGCAGCTGGTCGCGCAGCTTCCACCCCGCGTGCAGAAACCGCGACGTTTCGCCATCAATGTTGCCCAGCGCGTGGCTGGCCGCGGCGTCACCGGTGGCGCGACCGTGGTGTTCAGGGAATGA
- a CDS encoding prepilin-type N-terminal cleavage/methylation domain-containing protein, with product MRTRFQQAISPSEGFTLLEVLVTIGIIIVLSGITVAVMPVALISARSDSSAATVVAVMRVAREEAISQRRNMQVVFTAPNKITVSRIEVPGPGTTLVREAFLGTNYSFMLFVGVPDTPDAFGNATATAFPGATSILFTSSGELVDQGGDPVNGTIFIGRTGETLSARAVSIFGPTALIRQWRWAGSAWAQ from the coding sequence ATGCGAACCCGTTTTCAGCAGGCCATTTCACCTTCCGAGGGCTTCACGCTCCTGGAGGTGCTGGTCACCATCGGCATCATCATCGTGCTCTCGGGCATCACCGTGGCCGTGATGCCGGTGGCCCTGATCTCGGCCCGGTCTGACAGCAGCGCGGCCACCGTGGTCGCCGTCATGCGGGTGGCCAGGGAAGAGGCCATCTCCCAGCGCCGCAACATGCAGGTGGTCTTTACGGCCCCGAACAAAATCACGGTGTCGCGTATCGAAGTCCCGGGCCCGGGCACCACTCTTGTCCGCGAGGCGTTCCTCGGCACCAACTACAGCTTCATGCTGTTTGTCGGCGTTCCTGATACGCCCGATGCGTTCGGCAACGCCACGGCCACGGCCTTTCCGGGCGCCACGTCGATCCTGTTCACGAGTTCAGGTGAATTGGTGGACCAGGGCGGTGACCCAGTCAACGGCACCATCTTCATCGGACGGACCGGCGAAACACTGAGCGCCAGAGCCGTCAGCATCTTCGGACCGACCGCGTTGATCCGGCAGTGGCGATGGGCAGGTAGCGCATGGGCGCAGTAG